The following nucleotide sequence is from Bacteroidota bacterium.
TTTCGGAAAAGATGGTTCTTCACTCGCGCGATAGCGATGAAATTGTCCGCTTTGTGCGCACCTCGTCCAAAAAGGGATTTGATCAGCAAAAATCCCTGGCAGTGCAGCAGGAACTTTTTGGTGTAGTCGATACCCTGCTGAGTAAAATTTGATGAAGCCACCAGTAAATTCGACTAGCGCTTTGTTTTCTCTTTCTTGCTGATTTATTTTTGCATTGGCAATGAGTTGCAATTCTGCCAATTCATATTAGCTGTTCCAACCTTTTCCCTCGCGAATTGTTACTCACAAGATTGGAAATTTTATGATTATGAAACATCTTTTAAAAGTAATGGTTTTTTTCCTTGGCCTTCAGGCCTTTGGACAGAAAGAGCAGACGCATATAAAATGTGAAGAATATCCGGCCCATATCGATTCGATGTTCTACAATAAATGGAATGCTGCCGACAGTACCTGGGTCACTGAAAATCTCAGGCACTATTTCTACGAACAGGATGATTTATCGAAATTATTGTTGCTCAATGGGAGTACCCGCGATTCTGTCTGGCAATGGAACTACTTTTACAATGAACAGGGCATTAACGATTTTGATTTGCTGGTAGAGTGGGAGGAAGGAATTCTTGTAAATAGCCAGAAAAAGGAATCGGACTACAATGAGCAGGGCAAAATCATCAACGAACTGATAAGCAGCTGGAGTTCTGAGCAATGGAACCCTGGATCGTATTGGATTTATGAATACCAAAATGGAATTCTCTCGCGCGTGATCTGGCAATTAAGACGCAAAGACGGTATTTTCTACGATTATCAGTACAGGCATTACAGCTATCAGAACGGATTGATCAGTCAGCTGCGGTTCGAAAGGGTTTCCGACGGGCTGATAACCAATATTCAGGACTACTCCTACAATGCTCAGAATAAGGTGTCGCAGATTATTTACACCAAAATCGATCCGGCTTCGGATAAAGCCAATCCGGTTTATATCAACGACTCGCGCCGGAGCTATTTCTATAATAACTATGGTCTGTGGAGCAATGTGTTGTTCGAAATCTGTACCCCGACAGGCTGGACAAATAATTACAATTACCTCTATTTCTACAGGATAGATCAGGCTAAAAAAGTAGCGGTTTGCCATAATGGTAACAGTATTTGTGTGTCGAAAAATGCCGTGCCTGCTTTGCTGGCAAAAGGAGCTACACTCGGTCGTTGCGAGCCTGAAAAATCAAGGTTTAAGGCGGCAGATGCATCAGTTACAGATTCTGAGACAAGCCAGTCATTTAAAGTATACCCCAACCCGGTTTCGGAAGTATTTTCGCTTAGCGGTAGTTCGCAAGCTGCGGTTCATCTTCAGCTGTATAATTCGCAGGGTGCACTGGTAATGACGAAGGTTATTGTACCTTCAGACGACATGGAAATCAGTCGCGAAGACTTGCCAGCCGGTATTTATACCCTGGTAATAAGCGGGGATGATTTCCGGCAGACAGAACGGCTTTTGTTAAAATAATCGAAAGCTCATTAGTTGAAAACCCTACCCTGTATGGTGGGGTTTTTATATTTTTAGAGGTTTATGAATGTAACATTTATTTATGCGCGACTTCACCCTTAAAACCTATAAAGATCTTCTTTACGCCCTCCAGGCTCAGGGTTACGCCTTTCAACCCTATGCAGA
It contains:
- a CDS encoding T9SS type A sorting domain-containing protein, giving the protein MKHLLKVMVFFLGLQAFGQKEQTHIKCEEYPAHIDSMFYNKWNAADSTWVTENLRHYFYEQDDLSKLLLLNGSTRDSVWQWNYFYNEQGINDFDLLVEWEEGILVNSQKKESDYNEQGKIINELISSWSSEQWNPGSYWIYEYQNGILSRVIWQLRRKDGIFYDYQYRHYSYQNGLISQLRFERVSDGLITNIQDYSYNAQNKVSQIIYTKIDPASDKANPVYINDSRRSYFYNNYGLWSNVLFEICTPTGWTNNYNYLYFYRIDQAKKVAVCHNGNSICVSKNAVPALLAKGATLGRCEPEKSRFKAADASVTDSETSQSFKVYPNPVSEVFSLSGSSQAAVHLQLYNSQGALVMTKVIVPSDDMEISREDLPAGIYTLVISGDDFRQTERLLLK